Proteins from a single region of Thalassophryne amazonica chromosome 22, fThaAma1.1, whole genome shotgun sequence:
- the ntf3 gene encoding neurotrophin-3 has product MVTFITILQVNLVMSILLYVMVLVYLYGIQVTNMDSSHYQQQQPQPSPDPINSLIIQLLQADLTRGKTRVSQGQQGKSRDAESSDMLPPLGSPSANFPSEEQHDVEQRGTGGHVGESSEGALEQPIFLLNSDLLRQHKRYHSPRVLLSDRPPLQPPPLYLADDYMSGEPDVAVGNKTRKKRYAEHKSYRGEYSVCDSESRWVTDKTQAVDIRGRPVTVLDKIKTTATQDVKQYFYETRCQTARPFRGGCRGIDEKNWNSQCKTSQTYVRALTELRNAVGWRWIRINSSCVCALSRKNRRT; this is encoded by the coding sequence GTGAATCTAGTGATGTCCATCCTGCTGTATGTGATGGTCCTAGTGTACCTCTATGGTATCCAGGTAACCAACATGGACAGCAGTCAttaccagcagcagcagccacaacCGAGTCCAGACCCAATTAACTCTCTTATTATCCAGCTCCTTCAAGCTGACCTGACAAGGGGAAAAACGAGGGTCAGCCAGGGTCAACAGGGAAAATCCAGGGATGCTGAGTCCAGCGATATGCTACCTCCTCTGGGCTCACCTAGCGCAAACTTCCCCTCAGAGGAGCAGCACGATGTAGAGCAACGAGGGACAGGAGGTCACGTCGGCGAGAGCAGTGAGGGCGCGTTGGAGCAGCCGATCTTCCTGCTGAACTCAGACTTACTCAGGCAACACAAACGATACCACTCACCTCGGGTGCTGCTCAGCGACCGCCCGCCACTTCAGCCGCCACCACTGTACCTCGCAGATGACTACATGAGTGGTGAACCAGATGTGGCGGTAGGAAATAAGACACGAAAAAAGCGTTACGCTGAGCACAAGAGTTATCGCGGGGAGTACTCTGTGTGCGACAGCGAAAGCCGGTGGGTGACGGATAAAACCCAGGCAGTGGACATAAGGGGCCGACCTGTCACTGTTCTGGATAAAATTAAAACTACCGCAACGCAGGATGTTAAACAGTACTTTTATGAGACGCGCTGTCAAACCGCCAGGCCCTTCAGGGGCGGCTGCAGGGGTATCGATGAAAAGAACTGGAACTCGCAGTGCAAGACATCACAGACGTACGTCAGAGCATTGACAGAACTTCGAAATGCAGTGGGCTGGCGGTGGATACGGATAAACTCTTCCTGCGTTTGCGCTTTATCGAGGAAAAATCGGAGGACGTAA